A single region of the Actinoplanes sp. SE50/110 genome encodes:
- a CDS encoding winged helix DNA-binding domain-containing protein, with protein sequence MTSLLLGSVTRSSVLDITEWFGALQAQDLNSVLWSLGARLRGSTLPEIVAATENRDVVRTWPMRGTVHLVPSADAHWMLELTGVRALAGAAKRREILGLAEADADRAAEILGAALAGGGRLTRSACVATINAGGVPVSGQLGYHLLWYASQRGVTAIAPNEGSEQTFVLLDEWAPTRNAPSREEALGILAHRYFRSHGPTTAKDFAGWTMLPMKDARAGIATAGLRRVEVDGVEMWADPAVLDAGPVRGWRALPGFDEYMLGYKDRAMMATPEMLRSIIPGGNGIFQSTLVRDGRVMAVWKRTLGRKAVSITVSPLVEFTAGDWMQAEEALQPYGAFVGLPVTVKKLA encoded by the coding sequence ATGACCAGCCTTCTGCTGGGGTCGGTCACCAGGTCCTCGGTTCTGGACATCACCGAGTGGTTCGGCGCCCTGCAGGCGCAGGATCTCAACAGCGTGCTGTGGTCACTCGGCGCCCGGCTGCGCGGCAGCACCCTGCCCGAGATCGTCGCCGCCACCGAGAACCGCGACGTGGTGCGCACCTGGCCGATGCGCGGCACGGTGCACCTCGTCCCGTCCGCCGACGCGCACTGGATGCTGGAGCTGACCGGCGTGCGCGCGCTGGCCGGCGCGGCGAAACGCCGCGAGATCCTGGGCCTGGCCGAGGCGGACGCGGACCGGGCGGCGGAGATCCTCGGCGCGGCCCTCGCGGGTGGCGGCCGCCTCACCCGGTCGGCCTGTGTGGCCACCATCAATGCGGGTGGCGTCCCGGTCAGCGGCCAGCTCGGCTACCACCTGTTGTGGTACGCGAGCCAGCGCGGCGTCACGGCGATCGCCCCGAACGAGGGTTCCGAGCAGACCTTCGTGCTGCTCGACGAGTGGGCGCCCACGCGGAACGCGCCGAGCCGTGAGGAGGCGCTGGGCATCCTCGCCCATCGGTATTTCCGCAGCCACGGCCCCACCACGGCGAAGGATTTCGCCGGCTGGACGATGCTGCCGATGAAGGACGCCCGGGCCGGCATCGCCACGGCCGGTCTCCGCCGGGTCGAGGTCGACGGCGTCGAGATGTGGGCGGATCCGGCCGTGCTCGACGCCGGGCCGGTGCGCGGCTGGCGCGCCCTGCCCGGCTTCGACGAGTACATGCTGGGCTACAAGGACCGCGCGATGATGGCCACCCCGGAGATGCTCAGGAGCATCATCCCCGGCGGCAACGGCATCTTCCAGTCCACTCTGGTCCGTGACGGCAGGGTGATGGCGGTGTGGAAACGCACGCTCGGCAGGAAGGCGGTCTCGATCACCGTCTCACCGCTGGTCGAGTTCACCGCCGGGGACTGGATGCAGGCCGAGGAGGCGCTGCAGCCGTATGGGGCTTTTGTCGGCCTTCCAGTGACTGTAAAGAAACTTGCTTAA
- a CDS encoding glycosyl hydrolase family 18 protein, whose protein sequence is MRVRRQVLALIAGVGVALGTTVIYSTTGEAAVACSATVWAEGVTYTAGQQVTYQSKLYQALVTHTAYAGTGWNPAATPTLWKELGGCSGGSTPTPTPSVTTTSPSPTTSPTPTPTATGGTGCATKGRPAGKVLQGYWENWDGASNGVHPGLGWIPVNDTRITQHGYNVLMAAFPVIRSDGTVLWENGMDAGVKVPTPAEICAAKAQGATVLMSIGGAAAGIDLSSSAVADRFVATIVPILKANNFDGIDIDIETGLSGSGSISTLSTSQANLIRIIDGVLAQMPANFGLTMAPETAYVTGGSVTYGSIWGSYLPIIKKYLDNGRLWWLNMQYYNGSMYGCSGDSYSAGTVQGFTVQTQCLNNGITIQGVTVKVPYDKQVPGLPAQSGAGGGYMTPALVSQAYNSVPSIKGLMTWSINWDGSKGWTFGDNVKALQGR, encoded by the coding sequence ATGCGTGTTCGCCGCCAGGTGCTGGCATTGATCGCCGGGGTGGGGGTGGCACTCGGCACGACGGTGATCTACTCGACCACCGGTGAAGCGGCCGTGGCCTGCTCCGCCACGGTCTGGGCGGAGGGGGTGACCTACACCGCCGGGCAGCAGGTGACCTACCAGTCCAAGCTCTACCAGGCGCTGGTCACCCACACCGCCTACGCGGGCACCGGGTGGAACCCGGCCGCGACGCCGACACTGTGGAAGGAGCTGGGGGGCTGCAGCGGTGGATCGACGCCGACACCGACCCCGTCTGTGACCACCACCTCGCCGAGCCCGACGACATCACCGACGCCCACACCCACGGCGACCGGTGGGACCGGCTGCGCCACCAAGGGCCGCCCGGCCGGCAAGGTCCTGCAGGGCTACTGGGAGAACTGGGACGGCGCGTCCAACGGCGTGCACCCCGGGCTCGGCTGGATCCCGGTCAACGACACCCGGATCACCCAGCACGGCTACAACGTGCTGATGGCCGCCTTCCCGGTGATCCGCTCCGACGGGACGGTGCTCTGGGAGAACGGCATGGACGCCGGCGTCAAGGTGCCCACCCCCGCCGAGATCTGCGCGGCCAAGGCGCAGGGCGCCACCGTGCTGATGTCGATCGGCGGCGCGGCGGCCGGCATCGACCTGAGCTCCAGCGCGGTGGCCGACAGGTTCGTCGCCACCATCGTGCCGATCCTGAAGGCGAACAACTTCGACGGCATCGACATCGACATCGAGACCGGCCTGTCCGGCAGCGGCAGCATCAGCACGCTCTCCACCTCGCAGGCCAACCTGATCCGGATCATCGACGGTGTGCTCGCCCAGATGCCGGCCAACTTCGGCCTGACCATGGCGCCGGAGACGGCGTACGTGACCGGTGGCAGCGTCACCTACGGCTCGATCTGGGGCTCGTACCTGCCGATCATCAAGAAGTACCTGGACAACGGCCGCCTCTGGTGGCTGAACATGCAGTACTACAACGGCAGCATGTACGGGTGTTCCGGCGACTCCTACTCGGCCGGCACCGTGCAGGGCTTCACCGTGCAGACCCAGTGCCTGAACAACGGCATCACCATCCAGGGCGTCACCGTCAAGGTCCCGTATGACAAGCAGGTCCCGGGGCTGCCCGCCCAGTCCGGCGCGGGCGGCGGCTACATGACGCCGGCGTTGGTCAGCCAGGCGTACAACTCGGTGCCGTCGATCAAGGGCCTGATGACCTGGTCGATCAACTGGGACGGGTCGAAGGGCTGGACCTTCGGCGACAACGTCAAGGCCCTGCAGGGTCGCTGA
- a CDS encoding dihydrofolate reductase family protein, whose translation MARLICTGITSLDGYIADERGNFDWSRPDEEVHSFVNDLERPIGTYLYGRRLYEVMRFWEDAEARPDSTPATVDYARVWRAADKVVYSTTLAEVTTARTRLERVFDPEVVRKAKEAADRDLSIGGPHLAAHAFRAGLVDEVQLFVSPIAVGGGTRFLPDGVRLDLKLAEQRRFANGVVYLRYRAS comes from the coding sequence GTGGCACGGCTGATCTGCACCGGCATCACCTCCCTGGACGGCTACATCGCCGACGAGCGGGGAAATTTCGACTGGAGCCGACCGGACGAGGAGGTGCACTCGTTCGTCAACGACCTGGAACGCCCGATCGGGACGTATCTGTACGGCCGCCGGCTGTACGAGGTGATGCGCTTCTGGGAGGACGCGGAAGCCCGGCCGGATTCGACGCCCGCGACCGTCGACTATGCGCGGGTGTGGCGGGCCGCCGACAAGGTCGTCTATTCGACGACGCTGGCCGAGGTGACCACGGCCCGCACCCGGCTGGAGCGGGTCTTCGACCCGGAGGTGGTGCGGAAGGCGAAGGAGGCCGCCGACCGCGATCTGAGCATCGGCGGCCCACATCTGGCGGCGCACGCGTTCCGCGCCGGCCTGGTCGACGAGGTGCAGCTGTTCGTCTCGCCGATCGCGGTGGGCGGCGGCACCCGGTTCCTGCCGGACGGCGTACGCCTGGATCTCAAGCTGGCCGAGCAGCGCCGATTCGCCAACGGCGTCGTCTACCTGCGATACCGCGCGTCCTGA